In Quercus lobata isolate SW786 chromosome 12, ValleyOak3.0 Primary Assembly, whole genome shotgun sequence, a genomic segment contains:
- the LOC115970603 gene encoding uncharacterized protein LOC115970603 produces MPSGLSNTSSTFMRLMNQANELYIYLKCSFLIDKLLFLGYVVSVYEIHVDGDKVHAVREWPTLKTVVDALNRRASLLTTLHTEVVRFDYLKELYENNEDFGDIWGKCLQTHIAVNSIYIQDGFLFQDNRLCIPKSSLKKQIIRELHGEGSGGYMGRDKTIAQVIYRSS; encoded by the exons ATGCCTTCTGGACTGTCCAACACTTCCAGCACTTTCATGAGGCTTATGAATCAG GCCAATGAATTGTATATCTACTTGAAGTGCAGCTTCTTGATTGATAAGTTACTGTTCTTAGGCTATGTGGTTAGTGTGTATGAGATTCATGTTGATGGAGACAAGGTCCATGCAGTTAGAGAATGGCCAACCCTAAAGACA GTGGTAGATGCGCTCAATAGGCGAGCATCTTTGTTGACCACACTACATACTGAAGTTGTAAGATTTGATTACCTCAAAGAGCTATATGAGAATAATGAGGATTTTGGTGATATTTGGGGGAAGTGTCTACAAACTCATATTGCTGTCAATAGTATATATATCCAAGATGGTTTCCTCTTTCAGGATAATCGATTATGCATCCCCAAAAGTTCATTGAAGAAGCAGATAATTAGGGAGCTGCATGGGGAAGGTTCTGGTGGCTATATGGGCAGAGACAAGACTATAGCACAGGTGATATATAGAAGCAGCTAA
- the LOC115971062 gene encoding carbon catabolite repressor protein 4 homolog 1-like isoform X2 has product MDLEEDQDSNTLQWEVTVTLSSNQPVIGSEIFTTETKLVNSYHTIGSLPPPPHSFVYTWYRHSIPCSVHRHKLATVQCTSCAKLNASIEKSYHCSSKCFSDAWNKHKKYHHWAANAARNNSTGNQQDVKKLRSSGSWPNLIDGSVLDENSVMVEEDNLWIKVGSLNTYVPTLYDCDFRLRLHSAAVDSSLGTRLSLDNIVVTDPVIKPSHPPRKMIRLQNTLNLNLKAQSSNDVVFSVLSYNILADSLSINALGYCPKWALAWEYRQENLLEEIIKYDADILCLQEVQCDHFENFFEPELKKLGYSVMYKKKTGAGLEFDKEASSVVNALEPKIRFKGSHRLTSKDNVALVVVLESLQNGSNRDAFQSRICVANTHIHWSKGHEDVTLFQVAHLVNGLEKIAQSQQIPLIICGDYNSRPGSDPHNFVVKGSVDCIFEKANDPLGIYQYLKLHHSLSLVSAYSSFLHSDGVEEQRRKMNSQTSEPAFTYFSDKFFGTLDYIFYTDNSLIVESLLELVDRESIDGNGIPSPAWPSDHIALIASFKLRPPSHQGLSPPPFPLNPWHLATLN; this is encoded by the exons atggatctCGAAGAAGACCAAGACTCCAACACTTTGCAATGGGAAGTGACAGTGACATTGTCGTCCAACCAACCCGTCATCGGCTCCGAAATCTTTACCACTGAAACCAAACTTGTCAATTCATATCATACAATTGGCTCTCTCCCACCGCCACCACATTCTTTCGTTTACACCTG GTATCGACATAGCATTCCTTGTTCTGTACACCGTCATAAATTGGCTACTGTTCAGTGCACCTCTTGCGCAAAATTGAATGCATCAATTGAGAAAAGCTACCATTGCTCTTCAAAGTGCTTCTCGGATGCATGGAATAAACATAAGAAATATCATCATTGGGCAGCTAATGCTGCTAGAAATAATTCAACTGGCAATCAGCAAGATGTTAAGAAACTCAGGAGTTCTGGCTCTTGGCCAAACTTAATTGATGGCTCAGTACTTGATGAGAATTCAGTAATGGTGGAAGAAGATAACTTATGGATTAAGGTGGGCTCCTTGAATACTTATGTACCCACACTGTATGATTGTGATTTTAGATTGAGGCTCCATTCTGCAGCTGTAGACTCTTCACTGGGTACTCGTTTGTCTCTAGATAATATTGTAGTGACTGATCCTGTGATTAAACCTTCTCATCCTCCTCGAAAAATGATCCGTCTGCAGAACACTTTGAACTTGAATCTTAAAGCCCAATCTTCTAATGATGTAGTTTTTAGTGTGCTGTCCTATAATATCCTTGCTGATTCGTTGTCAATTAATGCTCTCGGTTACTGCCCAAAATGGGCTCTTGCATGGGAATACCGTCAAGAGAATTTGCTCGAAGAGATCATTAAATATGATGCAGATATACTTTGTCTTCAggag GTACAGTGTgaccattttgaaaatttctttgaGCCTGAGCTGAAAAAACTTGGATACTCAGTTATGTACAAGAAAAAAACTGGAGCCGGG CTTGAGTTTGATAAAGAGGCATCATCAGTGGTTAACGCTTTGGAGCCTAAAATCAGATTCAAAGGCAGCCATCGCCTTACATCAaag GACAATGTTGCACTAGTTGTTGTATTAGAATCACTACAAAATGGCAGTAACAGGGATGCCTTTCAATCTAGAATATGCGTG GCAAACACCCACATACATTGGAGTAAAGGTCATGAAGATGTAACATTATTTCAG GTTGCACACCTTGTGAATGGACTTGAGAAAATTGCCCAATCACAACAAATTCCTCTAATAATTTGTGGGGATTACAACTCTCGTCCTGGAAG TGATCCTCATAACTTTGTAGTCAAGGGCAGCGTTGATTGTATTTTTGAGAAGGCAAATGATCCATTGGGTATATATCAGTATCTCAAACTCCATCATTCACTGTCCCTG GTTAGTGCATATTCATCTTTCTTACATTCAGATGGGGTTGAGGAACAACGGAGGAAGATGAATAGCCAAACCAGTGAGCCTGCGTTTACCTACTTCTCGGATAAATTCTTCGGCACCTTAGATTACATATTCTACACAG ATAACAGTTTGATTGTTGAAAGTTTGTTGGAGCTTGTTGACCGTGAAAGCATTGATGGTAATGGTATTCCATCACCTGCTTGGCCGTCAGACCATATTGCCCTGATTGCAAGTTTCAAATTACGGCCGCCTTCCCACCAGGGACTGAGCCCACCACCTTTTCCTCTAAACCCTTGGCACTTAGCAACACTTAACTGA
- the LOC115971062 gene encoding carbon catabolite repressor protein 4 homolog 2-like isoform X4, whose translation MDLEEDQDSNTLQWEVTVTLSSNQPVIGSEIFTTETKLVNSYHTIGSLPPPPHSFVYTWYRHSIPCSVHRHKLATVQCTSCAKLNASIEKSYHCSSKCFSDAWNKHKKYHHWAANAARNNSTGNQQDVKKLRSSGSWPNLIDGSVLDENSVMVEEDNLWIKVGSLNTYVPTLYDCDFRLRLHSAAVDSSLGTRLSLDNIVVTDPVIKPSHPPRKMIRLQNTLNLNLKAQSSNDVVFSVLSYNILADSLSINALGYCPKWALAWEYRQENLLEEIIKYDADILCLQEVQCDHFENFFEPELKKLGYSVMYKKKTGAGLFTAESEKSTNHGCATFYHSKLFKEIMKYELEFDKEASSVVNALEPKIRFKGSHRLTSKDNVALVVVLESLQNGSNRDAFQSRICVANTHIHWSKGHEDVTLFQVSAYSSFLHSDGVEEQRRKMNSQTSEPAFTYFSDKFFGTLDYIFYTDNSLIVESLLELVDRESIDGNGIPSPAWPSDHIALIASFKLRPPSHQGLSPPPFPLNPWHLATLN comes from the exons atggatctCGAAGAAGACCAAGACTCCAACACTTTGCAATGGGAAGTGACAGTGACATTGTCGTCCAACCAACCCGTCATCGGCTCCGAAATCTTTACCACTGAAACCAAACTTGTCAATTCATATCATACAATTGGCTCTCTCCCACCGCCACCACATTCTTTCGTTTACACCTG GTATCGACATAGCATTCCTTGTTCTGTACACCGTCATAAATTGGCTACTGTTCAGTGCACCTCTTGCGCAAAATTGAATGCATCAATTGAGAAAAGCTACCATTGCTCTTCAAAGTGCTTCTCGGATGCATGGAATAAACATAAGAAATATCATCATTGGGCAGCTAATGCTGCTAGAAATAATTCAACTGGCAATCAGCAAGATGTTAAGAAACTCAGGAGTTCTGGCTCTTGGCCAAACTTAATTGATGGCTCAGTACTTGATGAGAATTCAGTAATGGTGGAAGAAGATAACTTATGGATTAAGGTGGGCTCCTTGAATACTTATGTACCCACACTGTATGATTGTGATTTTAGATTGAGGCTCCATTCTGCAGCTGTAGACTCTTCACTGGGTACTCGTTTGTCTCTAGATAATATTGTAGTGACTGATCCTGTGATTAAACCTTCTCATCCTCCTCGAAAAATGATCCGTCTGCAGAACACTTTGAACTTGAATCTTAAAGCCCAATCTTCTAATGATGTAGTTTTTAGTGTGCTGTCCTATAATATCCTTGCTGATTCGTTGTCAATTAATGCTCTCGGTTACTGCCCAAAATGGGCTCTTGCATGGGAATACCGTCAAGAGAATTTGCTCGAAGAGATCATTAAATATGATGCAGATATACTTTGTCTTCAggag GTACAGTGTgaccattttgaaaatttctttgaGCCTGAGCTGAAAAAACTTGGATACTCAGTTATGTACAAGAAAAAAACTGGAGCCGGG CTTTTTACGGCCGAATCTGAAAAATCAACAAATCATGGGTGTGCAACATTTTACCATAGTAAGCTGTTCaaagaaattatgaaatatgAG CTTGAGTTTGATAAAGAGGCATCATCAGTGGTTAACGCTTTGGAGCCTAAAATCAGATTCAAAGGCAGCCATCGCCTTACATCAaag GACAATGTTGCACTAGTTGTTGTATTAGAATCACTACAAAATGGCAGTAACAGGGATGCCTTTCAATCTAGAATATGCGTG GCAAACACCCACATACATTGGAGTAAAGGTCATGAAGATGTAACATTATTTCAG GTTAGTGCATATTCATCTTTCTTACATTCAGATGGGGTTGAGGAACAACGGAGGAAGATGAATAGCCAAACCAGTGAGCCTGCGTTTACCTACTTCTCGGATAAATTCTTCGGCACCTTAGATTACATATTCTACACAG ATAACAGTTTGATTGTTGAAAGTTTGTTGGAGCTTGTTGACCGTGAAAGCATTGATGGTAATGGTATTCCATCACCTGCTTGGCCGTCAGACCATATTGCCCTGATTGCAAGTTTCAAATTACGGCCGCCTTCCCACCAGGGACTGAGCCCACCACCTTTTCCTCTAAACCCTTGGCACTTAGCAACACTTAACTGA
- the LOC115971062 gene encoding carbon catabolite repressor protein 4 homolog 1-like isoform X1, whose translation MDLEEDQDSNTLQWEVTVTLSSNQPVIGSEIFTTETKLVNSYHTIGSLPPPPHSFVYTWYRHSIPCSVHRHKLATVQCTSCAKLNASIEKSYHCSSKCFSDAWNKHKKYHHWAANAARNNSTGNQQDVKKLRSSGSWPNLIDGSVLDENSVMVEEDNLWIKVGSLNTYVPTLYDCDFRLRLHSAAVDSSLGTRLSLDNIVVTDPVIKPSHPPRKMIRLQNTLNLNLKAQSSNDVVFSVLSYNILADSLSINALGYCPKWALAWEYRQENLLEEIIKYDADILCLQEVQCDHFENFFEPELKKLGYSVMYKKKTGAGLFTAESEKSTNHGCATFYHSKLFKEIMKYELEFDKEASSVVNALEPKIRFKGSHRLTSKDNVALVVVLESLQNGSNRDAFQSRICVANTHIHWSKGHEDVTLFQVAHLVNGLEKIAQSQQIPLIICGDYNSRPGSDPHNFVVKGSVDCIFEKANDPLGIYQYLKLHHSLSLVSAYSSFLHSDGVEEQRRKMNSQTSEPAFTYFSDKFFGTLDYIFYTDNSLIVESLLELVDRESIDGNGIPSPAWPSDHIALIASFKLRPPSHQGLSPPPFPLNPWHLATLN comes from the exons atggatctCGAAGAAGACCAAGACTCCAACACTTTGCAATGGGAAGTGACAGTGACATTGTCGTCCAACCAACCCGTCATCGGCTCCGAAATCTTTACCACTGAAACCAAACTTGTCAATTCATATCATACAATTGGCTCTCTCCCACCGCCACCACATTCTTTCGTTTACACCTG GTATCGACATAGCATTCCTTGTTCTGTACACCGTCATAAATTGGCTACTGTTCAGTGCACCTCTTGCGCAAAATTGAATGCATCAATTGAGAAAAGCTACCATTGCTCTTCAAAGTGCTTCTCGGATGCATGGAATAAACATAAGAAATATCATCATTGGGCAGCTAATGCTGCTAGAAATAATTCAACTGGCAATCAGCAAGATGTTAAGAAACTCAGGAGTTCTGGCTCTTGGCCAAACTTAATTGATGGCTCAGTACTTGATGAGAATTCAGTAATGGTGGAAGAAGATAACTTATGGATTAAGGTGGGCTCCTTGAATACTTATGTACCCACACTGTATGATTGTGATTTTAGATTGAGGCTCCATTCTGCAGCTGTAGACTCTTCACTGGGTACTCGTTTGTCTCTAGATAATATTGTAGTGACTGATCCTGTGATTAAACCTTCTCATCCTCCTCGAAAAATGATCCGTCTGCAGAACACTTTGAACTTGAATCTTAAAGCCCAATCTTCTAATGATGTAGTTTTTAGTGTGCTGTCCTATAATATCCTTGCTGATTCGTTGTCAATTAATGCTCTCGGTTACTGCCCAAAATGGGCTCTTGCATGGGAATACCGTCAAGAGAATTTGCTCGAAGAGATCATTAAATATGATGCAGATATACTTTGTCTTCAggag GTACAGTGTgaccattttgaaaatttctttgaGCCTGAGCTGAAAAAACTTGGATACTCAGTTATGTACAAGAAAAAAACTGGAGCCGGG CTTTTTACGGCCGAATCTGAAAAATCAACAAATCATGGGTGTGCAACATTTTACCATAGTAAGCTGTTCaaagaaattatgaaatatgAG CTTGAGTTTGATAAAGAGGCATCATCAGTGGTTAACGCTTTGGAGCCTAAAATCAGATTCAAAGGCAGCCATCGCCTTACATCAaag GACAATGTTGCACTAGTTGTTGTATTAGAATCACTACAAAATGGCAGTAACAGGGATGCCTTTCAATCTAGAATATGCGTG GCAAACACCCACATACATTGGAGTAAAGGTCATGAAGATGTAACATTATTTCAG GTTGCACACCTTGTGAATGGACTTGAGAAAATTGCCCAATCACAACAAATTCCTCTAATAATTTGTGGGGATTACAACTCTCGTCCTGGAAG TGATCCTCATAACTTTGTAGTCAAGGGCAGCGTTGATTGTATTTTTGAGAAGGCAAATGATCCATTGGGTATATATCAGTATCTCAAACTCCATCATTCACTGTCCCTG GTTAGTGCATATTCATCTTTCTTACATTCAGATGGGGTTGAGGAACAACGGAGGAAGATGAATAGCCAAACCAGTGAGCCTGCGTTTACCTACTTCTCGGATAAATTCTTCGGCACCTTAGATTACATATTCTACACAG ATAACAGTTTGATTGTTGAAAGTTTGTTGGAGCTTGTTGACCGTGAAAGCATTGATGGTAATGGTATTCCATCACCTGCTTGGCCGTCAGACCATATTGCCCTGATTGCAAGTTTCAAATTACGGCCGCCTTCCCACCAGGGACTGAGCCCACCACCTTTTCCTCTAAACCCTTGGCACTTAGCAACACTTAACTGA
- the LOC115971062 gene encoding carbon catabolite repressor protein 4 homolog 1-like isoform X3 has translation MDLEEDQDSNTLQWEVTVTLSSNQPVIGSEIFTTETKLVNSYHTIGSLPPPPHSFVYTWYRHSIPCSVHRHKLATVQCTSCAKLNASIEKSYHCSSKCFSDAWNKHKKYHHWAANAARNNSTGNQQDVKKLRSSGSWPNLIDGSVLDENSVMVEEDNLWIKVGSLNTYVPTLYDCDFRLRLHSAAVDSSLGTRLSLDNIVVTDPVIKPSHPPRKMIRLQNTLNLNLKAQSSNDVVFSVLSYNILADSLSINALGYCPKWALAWEYRQENLLEEIIKYDADILCLQEVQCDHFENFFEPELKKLGYSVMYKKKTGAGLFTAESEKSTNHGCATFYHSKLFKEIMKYELEFDKEASSVVNALEPKIRFKGSHRLTSKDNVALVVVLESLQNGSNRDAFQSRICVANTHIHWSKGHEDVTLFQVAHLVNGLEKIAQSQQIPLIICGDYNSRPGSDPHNFVVKGSVDCIFEKANDPLGIYQYLKLHHSLSLVSAYSSFLHSDGVEEQRRKMNSQTSEPAFTYFSDKFFGTLDYIFYTGV, from the exons atggatctCGAAGAAGACCAAGACTCCAACACTTTGCAATGGGAAGTGACAGTGACATTGTCGTCCAACCAACCCGTCATCGGCTCCGAAATCTTTACCACTGAAACCAAACTTGTCAATTCATATCATACAATTGGCTCTCTCCCACCGCCACCACATTCTTTCGTTTACACCTG GTATCGACATAGCATTCCTTGTTCTGTACACCGTCATAAATTGGCTACTGTTCAGTGCACCTCTTGCGCAAAATTGAATGCATCAATTGAGAAAAGCTACCATTGCTCTTCAAAGTGCTTCTCGGATGCATGGAATAAACATAAGAAATATCATCATTGGGCAGCTAATGCTGCTAGAAATAATTCAACTGGCAATCAGCAAGATGTTAAGAAACTCAGGAGTTCTGGCTCTTGGCCAAACTTAATTGATGGCTCAGTACTTGATGAGAATTCAGTAATGGTGGAAGAAGATAACTTATGGATTAAGGTGGGCTCCTTGAATACTTATGTACCCACACTGTATGATTGTGATTTTAGATTGAGGCTCCATTCTGCAGCTGTAGACTCTTCACTGGGTACTCGTTTGTCTCTAGATAATATTGTAGTGACTGATCCTGTGATTAAACCTTCTCATCCTCCTCGAAAAATGATCCGTCTGCAGAACACTTTGAACTTGAATCTTAAAGCCCAATCTTCTAATGATGTAGTTTTTAGTGTGCTGTCCTATAATATCCTTGCTGATTCGTTGTCAATTAATGCTCTCGGTTACTGCCCAAAATGGGCTCTTGCATGGGAATACCGTCAAGAGAATTTGCTCGAAGAGATCATTAAATATGATGCAGATATACTTTGTCTTCAggag GTACAGTGTgaccattttgaaaatttctttgaGCCTGAGCTGAAAAAACTTGGATACTCAGTTATGTACAAGAAAAAAACTGGAGCCGGG CTTTTTACGGCCGAATCTGAAAAATCAACAAATCATGGGTGTGCAACATTTTACCATAGTAAGCTGTTCaaagaaattatgaaatatgAG CTTGAGTTTGATAAAGAGGCATCATCAGTGGTTAACGCTTTGGAGCCTAAAATCAGATTCAAAGGCAGCCATCGCCTTACATCAaag GACAATGTTGCACTAGTTGTTGTATTAGAATCACTACAAAATGGCAGTAACAGGGATGCCTTTCAATCTAGAATATGCGTG GCAAACACCCACATACATTGGAGTAAAGGTCATGAAGATGTAACATTATTTCAG GTTGCACACCTTGTGAATGGACTTGAGAAAATTGCCCAATCACAACAAATTCCTCTAATAATTTGTGGGGATTACAACTCTCGTCCTGGAAG TGATCCTCATAACTTTGTAGTCAAGGGCAGCGTTGATTGTATTTTTGAGAAGGCAAATGATCCATTGGGTATATATCAGTATCTCAAACTCCATCATTCACTGTCCCTG GTTAGTGCATATTCATCTTTCTTACATTCAGATGGGGTTGAGGAACAACGGAGGAAGATGAATAGCCAAACCAGTGAGCCTGCGTTTACCTACTTCTCGGATAAATTCTTCGGCACCTTAGATTACATATTCTACACAG GTGTCTAA
- the LOC115971064 gene encoding uncharacterized protein LOC115971064 produces MVSLQPPLSPDRRKEIPEFENSSKKRKLEESQTEQIFEKRSKAEGTKSIFDIEQHLETPLPSEWQRCLDVQSGQIHFYNSRTHKRTSKDPRKSPEPASPDDHMSLDLRLNLPCRSLRKSHVEDNFTKHSSGSPALGSGDLFVESSTPKKKLGGLTSCPSWLAFEGDHQEMVATVCTKCHMLVMLCKSSPACPNCKFMHPPDHSPPTLFKRRCTLLF; encoded by the exons ATGGTTTCTTTGCAACCACCCCTTTCTCCAGATCGAAGAAAGGAAATCCCAGAGTTTGAGAATTCATCAAAGAAGAGAAAGTTGGAAGAGTCACAAACAGAACAAATTTTTGAGAAGAGATCAAAAGCTGAAGGCACAAAGTCTATATTTGATATCGAGCAACACCTAGAGACTCCATTACCTTCGGAGTGGCAACGATGCCTTGATGTTCAG TCAGGTCAGATACACTTTTACAATTCGAGGACCCATAAGAGAACATCAAAAGATCCAAGGAAGAGTCCTGAACCAGCGAGTCCTGATGATCATATGAGCTTAGACCTCAGGCTGAACCTACCATGCAGGTCACTCAGAAAGAGCCATGTGGAAGACAATTTCACCAAGCATAGTTCAGGTAGTCCTGCACTTGGTTCAGGTGATCTATTCGTGGAATCCAGCAcaccaaagaaaaaattggGAGGGTTAACAAGTTGTCCATCGTGGTTGGCATTTGAAGGGGATCACCAAGAGATGGTAGCAACTGTGTGCACAAAGTGTCACATGTTGGTCATGCTTTGCAAGTCCTCTCCTGCATGCCCTAACTGCAAATTCATGCACCCACCAGATCATAGCCCTCCGACCCTATTCAAGAGAAGGTGTACCCTCTTGTTCTAG